From a region of the Primulina eburnea isolate SZY01 chromosome 7, ASM2296580v1, whole genome shotgun sequence genome:
- the LOC140836614 gene encoding 14-3-3 protein 9-like, with translation MASSSDRETAVYTAKLAEQAERYDEMVEAMKTVAKMDVELTVEERNLLSVGYKNVIGSRRASWRILSSIEQKEESRGNDQNAKRIKEYRQKVETELINICKDILAVIDEHLIPSCSGGESRVFYYKMKGDYYRYLAEFKIGNDRKAVADESLKAYEAATTTAEAELPPTHPIRLGLALNFSVFYYEIMNSPERACHLAKQAFDEAISELDTLNEESYKDSTLIMQLLRDNLTLWTSDISEEAEEGQKYDASTKTGE, from the exons ATGGCTTCCTCCTCAGATCGTGAAACCGCAGTCTACACCGCTAAGCTCGCCGAGCAAGCAGAACGCTACGATG AGATGGTGGAAGCAATGAAAACAGTGGCTAAAATGGATGTGGAATTGACAGTTGAGGAGAGGAACTTGTTATCAGTTGGCTACAAGAACGTGATTGGATCTCGAAGAGCTTCATGGAGAATCTTGTCATCAATTGAGCAGAAAGAAGAGTCGAGAGGCAATGACCAGAATGCTAAGCGGATCAAGGAGTACAGACAGAAGGTTGAAACTGAGCTCATTAACATTTGTAAAGACATTTTGGCTGTCATTGACGAACATCTCATTCCCTCATGCAGTGGTGGCGAGTCCAGGGTGTTTTATTACAAGAT GAAAGGTGATTACTATAGGTATCTTGCGGAGTTCAAGATTGGTAATGATAGGAAAGCAGTTGCAGATGAATCACTGAAAGCATATGAG GCAGCTACCACCACTGCTGAGGCAGAGTTACCACCTACGCATCCAATTCGCTTGGGTTTGGCATTGAATTTTTCGGTCTTCTACTATGAGATTATGAATTCACCTGAAAG GGCATGCCATCTTGCAAAGCAAGCCTTTGATGAAGCAATCTCCGAGCTTGATACCTTGAATGAAGAGTCATACAAAGATAGCACCTTGATTATGCAGCTTCTTAGGGATAATCTCACCCTATGGACCTCCGACATATCAGAGGAAGCAG AAGAAGGGCAAAAATATGATGCTTCCACCAAAACCGGAGAG TGA